A stretch of DNA from bacterium:
CTGGCAATGGCGCCCTCTCTCCGAGGTCGTCTGGGAGGTCCAGAATTCGAATCTTGCACTCGGTCTCACGGCACTGTCGTTGGCCGGCTGGCTGATCGTCGTCTCCAGCACTTTCCTGCTGAACCACTTCGAGCTTTTCGGCTTGCACCAGGTCGCCACGAACCTGACCAGAAGCCCGATGCCCGAAGTGAAGTTCCGGACACCCGCCTACTACCGGGTCGTGCGGCATCCGATCTATCTCGGATTCGTCATCGCGTTCTGGGCGGCCCCCACGATGACCGTTGGCCATCTGCTTTTCGCGGCGACGACGACGGTCTATATCATCCTCGCCATCCAACTCGAGGAGCGTGATCTGGTCGAGGTCTCCGGGGACGACTACCGGCGCTACAAGGAACGAGTTTCGATGCTGGTTCCGTGGCGCAAGTCGGCTTCCGTTTGAGGGTGTCGCAGTCAGCCCTGAAAGGGGCCAAGCAGCCGCGTCGGGGCTTGGTCGTCAGAATGGGACTTTGCGGCGGTAGGCAAGAGTCAGCTTGACACTCCTATCCGCTCTCGGGGACCTGGGGCGCCGTTCGCAGACGCCAGACCTCGATGCTGCATGTCCAAGACGAGCCCAGCTGGATTCCAGACCGATGCGGTGTGGTCCGAGGGACCGGGCCGTGACTGTGCGGTACAGAGCAGTGTCAGAATGCCTTGCTGGCCCAATGGGCGCTCCGCTAGCGATGAGTCCTCATTCTCCCCAGAG
This window harbors:
- a CDS encoding isoprenylcysteine carboxylmethyltransferase family protein produces the protein MGRIIALVYGVAAYALFIATFLYAIGFVTGLVVPKTIDSGADSSLTEALAINLALLAVFAIQHSVMARPRFKAWWTRFVPSSVERSTYVLLSNGALILLFWQWRPLSEVVWEVQNSNLALGLTALSLAGWLIVVSSTFLLNHFELFGLHQVATNLTRSPMPEVKFRTPAYYRVVRHPIYLGFVIAFWAAPTMTVGHLLFAATTTVYIILAIQLEERDLVEVSGDDYRRYKERVSMLVPWRKSASV